The following are encoded in a window of Megalobrama amblycephala isolate DHTTF-2021 linkage group LG19, ASM1881202v1, whole genome shotgun sequence genomic DNA:
- the LOC125254090 gene encoding zinc finger protein 239-like, whose translation MPTMDHKEEEQEEMKRRTTLKKNSAHKPHYCSKCGMSFSVKTRFTRHMRIHTGDQPYRCPHCDMCFRSQENLSEHARKHSDDRPYHCHQCGKGFVRPGRLEIHRRIHTGEKPHHCAQCEKSFKSTEELQSHALIHAAERNHHCSQCEKGFRRKGQLVRHMRIHTGEKPYRCTRCEKRYSRAEHLRDHQIRAHQNDTQIH comes from the exons A TGCCCACCATGGATcataaagaagaagaacagGAAGAGATGAAAAGGAGGACGACACTAAAAAAGAATTCAGCGCACAAGCCTCATTATTGCTCAAAGTGTGGGATGAGCTTCAGTGTGAAAACACGGTTCACGCGACACATGCGCATTCACACCGGAGACCAGCCCTACCGCTGCCCGCACTGTGACATGTGCTTCAGATCGCAAGAGAATCTCTCTGAACATGCACGCAAACACAGCGACGACAGACCTTATCACTGCCATCAATGCGGCAAGGGCTTTGTACGACCAGGAAGACTTGAAATCCACAGGagaatccacactggagaaaagccacaTCACTGCGCTCAGTGTGAGAAGAGCTTCAAGAGCACGGAGGAGCTGCAGAGCCACGCACTCATACACGCGGCAGAAAGGAATCACCACTGCTCTCAGTGCGAGAAAGGCTTCAGAAGAAAGGGTCAGCTGGTCAGACACATGCGGATACACACCGGAGAGAAACCCTATAGATGCACACGGTGCGAGAAGCGCTACTCACGGGCAGAACACCTCAGGGATCATCAGATCAGAGCTCACCAAAACGACACACAAATCCACTGA